One Ctenopharyngodon idella isolate HZGC_01 chromosome 9, HZGC01, whole genome shotgun sequence DNA window includes the following coding sequences:
- the si:ch211-67e16.11 gene encoding uncharacterized protein si:ch211-67e16.11 translates to MLRNNGFHKDHIKTFFAGNGQVAETEGMYPATEKEVIRNHISYICRKQHCVDSLVLYLNSPTRNDGTMLLWDRNNNGIADLKERYSVGELLSDLAGCRASRVLLFVEQSYSGALSKRLMGSLKHVNVVLLNGLPWVHTAEFWASLQSSDCLIDHRSKSSMTPRLGDAALGLLNVTLAGAPCNSTPPLTEAEMRKEYMGCQNLPTALWYRKRPKTDNSRN, encoded by the exons ATGCTGAGGAACAACGGCTTCCATAAAGACCACATAAAGACATTCTTTGCTGGGAACGGACAGGTAGCAG AGACCGAGGGGATGTATCCAGCCACAGAGAAAGAGGTGATCAGGAATCACATTTCCTACATCTGCCGAAAGCAGCACTGTGTGGATTCTCTGGTTCTGTACTTGAACAGCCCCACACGCAATGACGGCACCATGCTGCTTTGGGACCGCAATAACAACGGCATT gcAGATCTGAAGGAGCGTTACTCTGTGGGGGAACTGTTGTCGGATCTGGCTGGGTGCAGGGCCAGTCGGGTGCTGCTCTTTGTGGAGCAGAGCTACAGTGGGGCCCTCAGCAAGAGACTGATGGGATCTCTCAAACACGTCAATGTGGTGCTGCTGAACGGGCTGCCCTGGGTGCACACAGCTGAGTTCTGGGCCTCTCTGCAATCATCTGACTGCCTCATAGACCACCGCAGTAAG AGTTCTATGACGCCCCGATTGGGTGATGCTGCTCTGGGTCTGCTGAACGTGACTTTGGCCGGTGCTCCGTGTAACTCCACCCCACCCCTCACCGAGGCCGAGATGAGGAAGGAGTACATGGGCTGCCAGAACCTGCCCACAGCTCTGTGGTACCGAAAACGGCCCAAGACCGACAACAGCAGGAATTGA